One window of Mucilaginibacter inviolabilis genomic DNA carries:
- a CDS encoding YceI family protein: METQNFKIVSAKSNIDWTGRKVTGAHNGTISVKEGSLTFNDGQLSGGRFIIDTTSINILDITDPATNAQFAGHLASEDFFNSKEYPEALFVITTSVPKGDGSYHINGDLTIKDLTHPVAFDAQIENAGDVITASGKIVIDRTKYGMKFRSGNFFKDLGDTLIYNEFDLQVTITANAVAETAAA; this comes from the coding sequence ATGGAAACACAAAATTTTAAAATCGTAAGCGCTAAAAGTAACATCGACTGGACCGGTCGCAAAGTAACCGGCGCACATAACGGAACTATCTCTGTTAAAGAAGGTTCCTTAACTTTTAACGACGGTCAGCTTTCGGGCGGCCGCTTTATTATCGATACCACATCGATCAACATTTTGGATATAACCGATCCCGCTACCAATGCACAATTTGCCGGTCACCTGGCTTCGGAGGATTTCTTCAATTCAAAAGAATACCCTGAAGCTTTATTCGTGATCACCACATCAGTGCCAAAAGGAGATGGCTCTTACCACATCAATGGCGATCTGACCATTAAAGATCTTACCCATCCGGTAGCGTTCGACGCGCAAATCGAAAATGCTGGTGATGTCATTACTGCATCTGGCAAAATTGTGATCGACCGTACCAAATACGGTATGAAATTCCGTTCAGGTAATTTCTTCAAAGATCTGGGCGATACTTTGATCTACAATGAATTTGATCTACAGGTAACCATCACTGCTAACGCTGTTGCCGAAACAGCCGCAGCCTAA
- a CDS encoding tautomerase family protein yields MPFVKIEITREGVTREQKQTLIKGVTDLLTSTLNKDPHLTHVVIQEVDLDDWGYAGEQVSVLRAKGITADKK; encoded by the coding sequence ATGCCATTCGTAAAAATCGAGATCACCCGTGAGGGAGTCACCCGTGAACAAAAACAAACCCTAATAAAAGGCGTAACCGATCTGTTGACCAGCACCTTAAATAAAGACCCGCATTTAACCCATGTGGTGATACAGGAAGTTGACCTGGACGACTGGGGATATGCAGGCGAACAAGTATCCGTATTAAGAGCAAAAGGCATCACAGCCGATAAAAAATAA
- a CDS encoding SDR family NAD(P)-dependent oxidoreductase, with protein MKKQTVIVTGASSGIGKEIARYFLEKGDNVVINSTTAHKLEQVFNELGAGDNLAMVAGNVSHKQTGEQLVAKAIEKFGSADVLVNNAGIFETRPFLEVDEAYLDKFLNTNLKGTYFTTQAVIPQMLKQHDGVVINIGTPLVSHSYTGVPITAQMASKGAIQALTIQLAAEFGKDNIRVNTIAPGTIRTPMHGDKADQSAGLHLLNRVGEVEDIAEMVYTVAKSKFITGAIINVDGGMAAGRNLN; from the coding sequence ATGAAAAAACAAACCGTCATAGTAACCGGCGCATCGTCCGGTATAGGTAAAGAAATAGCCCGTTATTTTTTGGAAAAGGGCGATAACGTAGTGATCAATTCCACAACCGCCCACAAACTGGAACAGGTTTTTAACGAATTGGGTGCAGGTGATAACCTGGCTATGGTAGCAGGTAATGTAAGCCACAAACAAACCGGTGAACAACTGGTGGCCAAAGCCATTGAAAAATTTGGTTCGGCAGATGTGCTGGTAAACAATGCGGGTATATTTGAAACCCGGCCTTTTCTGGAAGTAGATGAAGCCTACCTGGATAAATTTCTGAATACCAACCTCAAAGGCACCTATTTTACCACCCAGGCGGTTATACCGCAAATGTTAAAACAGCACGATGGTGTAGTGATCAATATTGGCACACCGCTAGTCAGTCATTCCTATACTGGCGTTCCTATCACTGCGCAAATGGCATCAAAGGGGGCCATACAAGCGCTTACTATACAACTGGCGGCTGAGTTTGGTAAAGACAACATCCGGGTGAATACCATTGCGCCCGGTACCATCCGCACCCCGATGCATGGCGACAAGGCCGACCAAAGCGCTGGCTTGCATCTGCTGAACCGTGTGGGTGAAGTGGAAGACATTGCCGAAATGGTTTATACTGTTGCCAAGAGCAAATTCATCACCGGCGCTATCATCAATGTTGATGGAGGTATGGCTGCCGGACGCAATTTAAATTGA
- a CDS encoding nuclear transport factor 2 family protein: MKTLLLTALMFCTLQNIKAQNLKKMETNQQSRAAITEVLENHYFKGIYEGDISKLSPIYYNGTLLFGDVKGQPYAKTLEQYLDGVAHRQSPKDSGKPFKGEIVDIRVINSIAVAEVKVKMYEFNYHEFLSFHQIDGKWLIVNKMISDVNE, encoded by the coding sequence ATGAAAACCTTGTTATTAACCGCTTTAATGTTCTGTACCTTGCAGAACATTAAGGCACAAAACTTAAAGAAAATGGAAACTAATCAGCAAAGCAGAGCTGCCATTACCGAGGTGCTCGAAAACCACTACTTCAAAGGGATATATGAAGGGGACATTAGCAAACTAAGCCCAATCTACTATAACGGTACATTATTATTTGGCGATGTAAAAGGTCAGCCGTATGCCAAAACTTTAGAACAATATTTAGATGGTGTGGCACATCGCCAAAGTCCCAAAGATTCGGGGAAACCATTTAAAGGCGAGATCGTTGATATCAGGGTAATAAACTCCATTGCCGTTGCCGAAGTAAAGGTAAAAATGTATGAATTCAACTATCACGAGTTCCTGTCATTTCACCAGATAGATGGCAAATGGTTGATCGTTAATAAAATGATCAGCGACGTAAACGAATAA
- a CDS encoding NAD(P)H-dependent flavin oxidoreductase, with translation MWYNTKATEILGIDYPIMQGPFGGGLSSVELVATVSNAGGLGGYGAYTLSPQDIYEKDKQLKAATNKPYNINLWVSDTDAIGGTVSDEHFEQTKALFKPYFDEAGIALPEKPAVFKPRFENQVEVILSTRPKVFSFMFGIPSADILEQCRKLGIKTVGAATTMDEAIALDAAGVDMIIASGFESGGHRPSFLASAEQSTTGTFVLIQLIREKVKTPIIAAGGIANGRGVAAALTLGADAAQIGTAFLACDESGALPVHREILFSDAAKYTTLSRAFTGRLGRGITSRVVKDLVGQEKQFLPFPLQTTFISSLRKAALEQQKWDMVLFWGGQIAPILKHTKAAVLMQSLIKETSSIMAS, from the coding sequence ATGTGGTATAACACAAAAGCAACAGAAATATTAGGCATTGATTACCCCATCATGCAGGGGCCATTTGGCGGCGGATTGTCATCGGTTGAACTGGTAGCAACGGTATCTAACGCAGGTGGTTTAGGCGGCTATGGCGCTTATACTTTAAGTCCGCAGGATATCTATGAAAAAGACAAGCAACTCAAAGCCGCTACCAATAAGCCCTATAATATTAACCTGTGGGTTTCTGATACTGATGCTATAGGCGGTACGGTTTCTGACGAGCATTTTGAACAGACTAAAGCTTTGTTCAAACCTTATTTTGACGAAGCCGGGATTGCTTTGCCCGAGAAACCGGCAGTTTTTAAACCCCGTTTTGAAAACCAGGTTGAAGTAATACTGAGTACCCGTCCAAAAGTGTTCAGCTTTATGTTTGGCATACCCTCTGCAGATATCCTGGAGCAATGCCGTAAACTGGGGATTAAAACAGTAGGCGCAGCCACCACGATGGATGAAGCCATTGCTTTGGATGCAGCGGGTGTGGATATGATCATCGCTTCGGGCTTTGAATCCGGTGGTCACCGCCCTTCATTTTTGGCTTCTGCCGAACAATCAACCACCGGAACTTTTGTATTGATCCAATTGATCAGGGAAAAAGTAAAAACGCCTATTATTGCCGCGGGTGGTATCGCCAACGGTCGTGGTGTAGCCGCAGCGCTCACTTTGGGTGCCGATGCCGCGCAGATCGGTACGGCGTTTCTGGCTTGCGATGAATCGGGTGCATTACCCGTTCACCGGGAAATACTGTTTTCTGATGCCGCCAAATATACCACCCTATCACGCGCCTTTACCGGGCGACTGGGCCGGGGTATCACCAGCAGGGTGGTCAAAGATTTAGTGGGCCAGGAAAAACAATTTCTGCCCTTCCCGCTGCAAACCACTTTCATATCGTCATTAAGAAAAGCGGCACTTGAACAACAAAAATGGGACATGGTATTGTTTTGGGGCGGGCAAATCGCGCCGATACTTAAACATACCAAAGCCGCGGTTTTGATGCAATCCTTAATCAAGGAAACATCAAGCATCATGGCATCATAA
- a CDS encoding SDR family NAD(P)-dependent oxidoreductase: MNSSKVWYITGASQGLGLNLVKKLLHNGYRVAATSRNAQTLKDAVGLIDAERFLPLAVDLNNLDCIEESIRQTITAFGQINVLVNNAGYGMAGTVEEIVEQDIKNIFDVNVLATINVTRSVLPVMRKQKSGFIINMSSVAGFVGAPGWSIYSATKAAVTAFSEVLALDVKEFGIKVTVVEPSGFRTGFLTQNSLAYTESKIEGYQAVKDTQERYLAANGKQPGDPDKAAEILIQISEEYQPPLHLYLGKDAYNRASEKLIAMTDELEVWKATTIGADFPNQK, from the coding sequence ATGAACTCATCAAAAGTATGGTATATCACCGGGGCCTCACAAGGATTGGGGCTTAACCTGGTAAAAAAGCTATTGCATAATGGCTACCGGGTAGCCGCAACCTCGCGCAATGCACAAACCCTTAAAGATGCTGTTGGACTGATAGACGCCGAACGCTTTCTCCCGTTAGCGGTAGATTTGAATAACCTGGATTGCATCGAAGAATCCATCAGGCAAACCATCACCGCATTCGGGCAAATTAATGTACTGGTTAATAATGCCGGTTACGGCATGGCCGGTACGGTAGAAGAAATAGTAGAGCAGGATATCAAAAATATTTTTGACGTGAATGTTTTGGCTACCATTAATGTTACCCGGAGCGTACTGCCCGTTATGCGTAAGCAGAAAAGCGGCTTCATCATTAATATGAGTTCTGTTGCCGGTTTTGTAGGTGCGCCGGGCTGGTCAATATATTCGGCTACCAAAGCCGCGGTAACTGCCTTTTCTGAAGTATTGGCACTCGATGTTAAAGAGTTCGGCATCAAGGTAACCGTAGTTGAACCATCAGGATTCCGTACAGGCTTTCTTACCCAAAATTCATTGGCTTATACCGAAAGTAAGATTGAAGGTTACCAGGCCGTAAAAGACACACAGGAACGTTACCTGGCAGCCAATGGCAAACAACCCGGCGATCCGGATAAAGCTGCCGAAATATTGATCCAGATTTCTGAAGAGTACCAACCGCCACTGCATCTGTATTTGGGTAAAGATGCCTATAATCGGGCATCAGAAAAGCTGATCGCGATGACTGATGAATTGGAGGTCTGGAAGGCAACCACTATAGGCGCTGATTTTCCCAATCAGAAATAA
- a CDS encoding Dyp-type peroxidase, giving the protein MKPDSQNVTDYTNNNTIFMVWSFKDDVEVKDTFSQLCKLIINLNNSANIRFPVSRASCVMGIGHDAWLRLELPTPLPKELTNFAPIVGSKHTAVSTKGDLHFHIRADTTSICYDMASAITDVLSPVAISTVEIHGFRYWDSRSILGFVDGTENPHGQDREFFSLVADEDPAYEGGSYLFTQKYIHDLTAWKGLSTEQQEKVIGRYKANDIEMSDEVKPSNSHIALANVGDDLKIVRDNMPFGNMSTNEMGTYFIAYASTFSTVQTMLANMFIGSPEGNYDRILDFSTAKTGSLFFVPTFNMIDDFSD; this is encoded by the coding sequence ATGAAACCAGACTCGCAGAATGTAACAGACTATACCAATAACAATACCATATTTATGGTCTGGAGTTTTAAGGATGATGTGGAGGTGAAGGATACTTTCAGTCAGCTTTGTAAGCTGATCATCAACCTTAATAATTCTGCCAATATCCGTTTCCCTGTTTCGCGGGCAAGCTGTGTGATGGGTATTGGACATGATGCCTGGCTCCGGCTTGAGCTTCCTACTCCGTTACCTAAAGAGCTAACAAATTTTGCCCCTATTGTTGGTAGCAAACATACCGCGGTTTCTACCAAAGGCGATCTGCATTTTCATATCCGTGCCGATACCACCAGCATCTGTTATGATATGGCATCTGCCATAACGGATGTTTTAAGTCCTGTGGCCATCAGTACCGTGGAAATCCATGGTTTCAGGTATTGGGATAGCCGCTCCATTTTAGGCTTTGTGGATGGCACTGAAAATCCGCACGGACAGGATCGGGAATTTTTCAGTTTGGTGGCCGATGAAGATCCTGCTTATGAAGGCGGCAGCTATCTTTTCACACAAAAATACATCCATGACTTAACAGCATGGAAAGGGCTTTCAACAGAACAGCAGGAGAAAGTAATAGGGCGATACAAAGCGAATGATATTGAAATGAGCGATGAGGTAAAACCTTCCAACTCCCATATAGCCCTGGCCAATGTTGGCGATGATTTGAAAATTGTTCGGGATAATATGCCTTTTGGCAATATGAGTACTAACGAGATGGGTACTTATTTTATAGCTTACGCCAGCACATTCAGCACGGTGCAAACCATGCTGGCCAATATGTTTATTGGCTCGCCCGAAGGGAACTATGACAGGATCCTGGATTTCAGTACAGCCAAAACCGGGAGTTTATTTTTTGTGCCCACATTTAATATGATAGATGATTTTTCTGATTAA
- a CDS encoding MGMT family protein, giving the protein MDTRQFNDDVFQVVELIPTGRVTSYGAIAKALGYGTARMVGHAMGMIDHENKTLPAHRVVNSSGHISPPENSGGKWRIQMLEQEGVAVHNGKVVKFKELFWDPKIEIE; this is encoded by the coding sequence ATGGATACCAGGCAATTTAATGATGATGTTTTTCAGGTAGTTGAGCTCATTCCAACAGGACGGGTAACCTCTTATGGGGCAATAGCTAAGGCGCTGGGCTATGGTACGGCCAGGATGGTGGGCCATGCTATGGGTATGATAGATCATGAGAACAAAACACTACCCGCTCATCGCGTAGTGAACAGCAGCGGCCATATTTCGCCCCCAGAAAACAGCGGTGGAAAATGGCGTATACAAATGTTGGAGCAGGAAGGCGTAGCCGTACATAACGGGAAAGTAGTAAAGTTTAAGGAGCTTTTCTGGGACCCTAAAATTGAAATAGAATAA
- a CDS encoding DNA-3-methyladenine glycosylase family protein, protein MDEILLTHPINPEELLWFLSRGFDEPMYRVKNNSVFRAFKLGEEKFLVRITPGIRSVKIEWLYGDRTEEQVAFVKTFISEWFDLEADIAPFYELLKTDDRLHYMAEDFNGLKLVGMPDLFEALAWAIMGQQINLTFAYKLKRRLIEKYGDFIEHEGEVYYIFPSPEAIAAADSDDLREMQLSGSKVTYLKNAATAFATGKIDKAILKALPDFVSRQDLLTSQKGIGVWTANYVLMKCLRDQTAVPFGDAGLLNALLNHGIITNKTELQNMYALFEKFKGWEAYLVFYLWRSLAPRPKVSKAFSPD, encoded by the coding sequence ATGGACGAGATCTTATTAACCCATCCTATCAATCCGGAAGAACTGTTATGGTTTTTATCCCGCGGTTTTGACGAACCTATGTACCGGGTTAAAAACAACAGCGTATTCAGAGCTTTTAAACTCGGCGAGGAAAAATTCCTGGTCAGGATTACACCAGGTATCCGTTCGGTAAAAATAGAATGGCTTTACGGAGACCGAACCGAAGAACAAGTCGCGTTTGTTAAAACTTTCATCAGCGAATGGTTTGACCTGGAAGCCGACATCGCGCCATTTTATGAACTGCTGAAAACCGATGACAGGCTGCATTATATGGCCGAAGATTTTAATGGCCTGAAACTGGTAGGCATGCCTGATCTGTTCGAGGCCTTGGCCTGGGCCATTATGGGTCAGCAAATCAACCTGACTTTTGCCTATAAACTCAAACGCCGATTGATTGAAAAGTACGGGGATTTTATTGAGCATGAAGGTGAAGTATATTATATATTCCCTTCTCCGGAGGCAATCGCGGCGGCCGATTCTGATGATCTCCGGGAAATGCAGCTCTCCGGCAGTAAAGTTACCTATCTAAAAAATGCGGCTACAGCATTCGCGACTGGAAAAATTGATAAAGCCATATTGAAGGCGCTACCTGATTTTGTTTCGCGCCAGGATCTGCTTACCTCGCAAAAAGGTATCGGGGTATGGACAGCCAACTACGTACTGATGAAATGCCTGCGCGATCAAACAGCCGTACCATTCGGCGATGCCGGACTGCTTAACGCGCTGCTAAATCATGGCATCATAACCAACAAAACCGAACTGCAAAATATGTATGCGCTGTTTGAGAAATTTAAAGGATGGGAGGCCTACCTGGTATTTTACCTTTGGCGAAGCCTTGCGCCAAGACCAAAAGTTAGCAAAGCTTTTTCACCTGATTAG
- a CDS encoding helix-turn-helix domain-containing protein translates to MRDRVFFPSDILKPFVKNYWTCRHDTDVLEVMYPSGCVELCIDISTNDTVRHRGSNAMKVPSLEVLGHWTIPTMAALTKGNTCLITRFHPHANALFFPNPASDFTNESIDLCDIFNKESGDFYNRLMEQPTLEQKVEVLEAFLIQRLVRNKRSDQQLKLVEHLCNYVAQEDRAFNIQDLSAHYGFSERYIQKLFMDWVGITPQKFFSVQRFNRSLELLRSSPQPLTSIAFECGYYDQAHFIKEFKSYTGLTPNQVKKLC, encoded by the coding sequence ATGAGAGATAGGGTATTCTTTCCGTCGGATATTTTAAAGCCTTTTGTAAAGAATTACTGGACATGCCGCCACGATACGGATGTTCTGGAGGTGATGTATCCGAGCGGTTGTGTGGAGCTTTGTATAGACATCTCCACCAATGATACCGTCAGGCACCGGGGAAGTAACGCGATGAAGGTACCCAGCCTGGAAGTGCTGGGCCATTGGACAATTCCAACCATGGCAGCACTCACCAAAGGAAATACATGTTTGATCACACGGTTCCATCCGCATGCCAACGCGCTTTTTTTTCCAAATCCGGCTTCTGATTTTACGAATGAATCGATTGATCTATGTGATATTTTCAATAAAGAGTCGGGTGACTTTTATAATCGTTTAATGGAGCAACCCACTCTGGAACAGAAGGTAGAAGTTTTGGAAGCGTTCCTGATCCAACGATTGGTAAGGAATAAAAGGAGCGATCAGCAATTGAAATTAGTGGAGCATTTGTGCAATTACGTTGCGCAAGAAGACAGGGCTTTCAATATACAGGATTTATCAGCACACTATGGTTTTTCTGAACGTTATATCCAGAAGCTTTTTATGGACTGGGTGGGAATAACTCCCCAGAAGTTTTTTTCTGTTCAGCGGTTTAACAGGAGCCTGGAGTTATTACGATCATCACCTCAGCCCTTAACTTCCATAGCTTTTGAATGCGGCTATTATGATCAGGCGCATTTTATAAAAGAGTTTAAATCTTATACCGGTTTAACGCCTAATCAGGTGAAAAAGCTTTGCTAA
- a CDS encoding YybH family protein: MKNYKKALLILLLPLMPFITNAQSSPLQEAKKAIAASKATYFIAIAKNDGSILNHYADDACLLPPNSTAICDHTGMAKFFKDGYEKYGLKGGKFITKNIYGDGREYVTEEGLWQSFDAHGKVFDDGKFLVLWKKTKNGWKMYRDSFSSNRAQK, encoded by the coding sequence ATGAAAAATTATAAGAAAGCTCTTTTGATCCTTCTCCTGCCATTGATGCCTTTTATTACAAACGCTCAATCGAGCCCACTACAGGAGGCTAAAAAAGCAATCGCGGCAAGCAAAGCTACTTATTTTATTGCCATTGCCAAAAACGACGGATCCATTCTTAATCACTATGCAGATGATGCCTGTTTGCTGCCACCCAATTCTACTGCCATATGTGATCATACCGGGATGGCTAAATTTTTTAAGGATGGGTATGAAAAGTATGGTCTGAAAGGCGGAAAATTCATCACCAAAAACATCTATGGCGATGGCCGGGAATATGTTACCGAGGAAGGGCTCTGGCAATCGTTTGATGCGCATGGAAAAGTTTTTGACGATGGCAAATTTTTAGTTCTTTGGAAGAAAACGAAAAACGGTTGGAAAATGTACCGCGATTCGTTCAGCAGTAACCGTGCTCAAAAATAA
- a CDS encoding IPT/TIG domain-containing protein — translation MRKKTLTSFAGGLMLIMGLLFLIVSCKKDHNNKDGSVPLGSAGPLTMMPTSGNAGTLVTISGSGFSTNAADNTVTFNGKQANVVNANASQLVVQAPQGGSTGTVQVSVSGKSATAGTYTFQALSIHSIEPFNGPTGTNVRIIGAGFGSTTAPAQVTINGAASTVTSAADTLLIVAVPTNAGTGPVVVKVNGQTATGPVFTYQAISAISPLTGGPGTVVTITGTGFNTVTAQNVVAVNGVAAIVNSASSTSITATLQAGVSTGPVSVSINGERTAGPVFTVVPPPLIASVSPTSGLAGVQVTINGNYFSTVLTENQVTFNGISAVISSASVNKLVVNAPANVTTGKIVITTNQQVTTGPVFTVQSLGVSSLSPDNGLDGTVVTITGTGFNTTASQNQVYFNGNAATVTSATATTLVVTAPVGTTTGPITVKANGLTATGPVFTHAGVSTLAGGPKVKTLLNRNISNMVIDSKGNLFLTNGNNVLEASPTGVISVFAGSTTGDTGFQDGTGTGALFQYLIGITIDNQDNLYVADINNNAIRKITPSGVVSTYKTITGPVQLAFDSQGTLYIGQSNNVITKYQSNGLQIVMTTQANNFKFVIDAAGNLYYGGAYDNAIHMVNPSGVEPYRFYAGNYGQNLRDGGPGIGSFSNIAGLAIDPTSQNLIVADRSGSNAIRIVTPDRNVTTLTGGNNYSGQAGFKDGGLSSALFNSPSAVAVDKNGTIYVMDAENAALRKVATH, via the coding sequence ATGAGAAAGAAAACATTAACGAGTTTTGCAGGCGGCCTTATGCTGATCATGGGATTGCTGTTCCTGATCGTGTCCTGCAAAAAAGACCACAATAATAAGGATGGCAGCGTACCATTAGGAAGCGCAGGCCCCTTAACCATGATGCCCACCAGTGGCAACGCAGGTACTTTAGTTACTATCAGTGGTAGCGGCTTTAGTACCAATGCAGCAGATAATACGGTTACATTTAATGGTAAGCAAGCCAATGTGGTGAATGCCAATGCCAGCCAGTTAGTTGTTCAGGCACCACAGGGTGGTAGTACGGGTACGGTTCAGGTGAGTGTGAGCGGCAAATCGGCAACTGCGGGTACCTATACCTTTCAAGCTTTGAGTATTCATTCTATTGAACCTTTTAACGGGCCAACCGGTACAAATGTGCGTATCATTGGCGCGGGTTTCGGCAGTACAACAGCGCCGGCACAAGTTACTATTAACGGCGCAGCATCAACAGTAACCAGTGCTGCCGATACTTTATTGATAGTTGCTGTACCTACTAACGCCGGTACAGGACCTGTGGTAGTTAAGGTGAACGGGCAAACAGCCACGGGACCTGTATTTACCTATCAGGCTATTTCTGCAATAAGTCCGCTTACTGGTGGCCCGGGTACTGTTGTTACCATAACCGGAACAGGATTTAATACAGTAACAGCGCAAAATGTAGTAGCTGTTAACGGGGTTGCGGCAATTGTAAACAGTGCCAGCAGTACATCAATTACAGCTACCTTACAGGCCGGTGTCAGCACAGGGCCGGTATCGGTATCCATTAATGGCGAACGCACCGCAGGGCCAGTATTCACCGTAGTACCACCTCCGCTAATTGCTTCGGTATCACCTACAAGTGGTTTGGCAGGTGTACAGGTTACTATCAATGGTAATTATTTCAGTACAGTACTAACAGAAAATCAGGTAACCTTTAATGGAATCTCTGCCGTAATCAGTAGCGCGTCTGTTAATAAACTGGTAGTAAATGCGCCTGCAAATGTAACAACAGGTAAAATTGTAATTACCACCAACCAACAAGTTACCACTGGTCCGGTATTTACCGTGCAAAGTTTGGGTGTAAGTTCCCTTAGCCCTGATAATGGTCTTGATGGCACTGTGGTTACCATAACCGGAACCGGGTTCAATACCACTGCATCACAAAACCAGGTGTATTTTAACGGAAACGCGGCAACTGTTACCAGTGCAACGGCAACCACCTTAGTTGTAACGGCACCTGTTGGCACAACAACCGGTCCAATTACGGTTAAGGCAAATGGACTAACAGCTACTGGTCCGGTGTTTACGCATGCGGGTGTATCAACGCTGGCCGGCGGTCCAAAAGTTAAAACCTTATTGAATCGTAATATATCGAATATGGTAATTGATAGTAAGGGTAATTTGTTTTTAACCAATGGAAACAACGTCCTTGAAGCATCACCAACAGGAGTTATTTCTGTTTTTGCGGGCAGCACAACAGGAGATACCGGATTCCAGGATGGTACCGGCACAGGAGCGTTATTCCAATACTTGATTGGTATTACTATAGATAATCAGGATAATCTGTACGTTGCTGATATTAATAACAATGCTATTCGTAAAATCACGCCTTCTGGAGTTGTAAGCACTTATAAAACAATAACGGGCCCGGTACAATTGGCTTTTGACTCACAAGGAACCCTTTATATAGGTCAAAGCAATAATGTCATTACCAAATATCAGTCGAATGGATTGCAGATTGTGATGACTACGCAGGCAAATAACTTCAAATTTGTAATTGACGCTGCAGGTAATTTATACTACGGCGGGGCATATGATAATGCGATTCATATGGTAAATCCTTCCGGTGTGGAACCCTATCGTTTTTATGCAGGCAACTATGGACAGAACCTGAGAGACGGGGGACCAGGTATTGGTTCATTCAGTAACATTGCAGGGCTGGCTATTGATCCAACTTCGCAAAACCTCATTGTGGCAGACCGCTCCGGCAGTAATGCTATAAGAATAGTGACTCCTGATCGTAATGTCACTACCTTAACCGGTGGTAATAATTATTCGGGACAGGCAGGATTCAAGGATGGCGGATTATCATCAGCTTTATTCAATAGTCCAAGCGCTGTGGCAGTGGATAAAAATGGAACCATCTACGTAATGGATGCTGAGAATGCAGCCTTACGAAAAGTAGCAACCCATTAA